A single region of the Lysinibacillus sp. B2A1 genome encodes:
- a CDS encoding IclR family transcriptional regulator: MALKTLDNSLEVLKYFSKENPAWGVRELAKEMNISHSIIHRILATFENHGFLNQNPETKKYELGLRFLEYGQMVKEKLNLSDFVLPIMKKLSEEIKESVFLTWLDGADGVTVEIAESSQTIKFSVSMGTRTPLYIGASCKTIMAYLPEKKQKDIMDSGMKKLTTETITDPEELLIDLEKIRTQGWCFSTGEYSHSVFGLGVPLFNNKGEIIASLTIAGPNYRKPVEEKLPDMVKVLQYAAMSIQRYFDQYSFKFYHK, encoded by the coding sequence ATGGCATTAAAAACTTTAGATAATTCATTAGAAGTATTAAAATATTTTAGTAAAGAGAATCCTGCATGGGGTGTGCGTGAATTAGCAAAAGAAATGAATATAAGCCATTCTATTATTCACAGGATTTTAGCTACCTTTGAAAATCATGGCTTTTTAAACCAGAACCCTGAGACAAAAAAATATGAATTAGGACTACGTTTTTTAGAGTATGGGCAAATGGTAAAAGAAAAATTGAATCTTTCTGATTTTGTTTTACCAATTATGAAAAAACTTTCTGAGGAAATAAAAGAATCCGTCTTTTTAACATGGCTTGACGGAGCAGATGGTGTAACGGTTGAAATTGCAGAAAGCTCGCAAACAATTAAGTTCTCTGTTTCAATGGGGACTCGTACACCGTTATACATAGGTGCATCTTGTAAGACCATTATGGCTTATCTTCCAGAGAAGAAGCAGAAGGATATTATGGATAGTGGCATGAAAAAGTTAACAACTGAAACGATTACAGACCCAGAGGAGTTGTTAATTGATTTAGAAAAAATTAGAACACAGGGCTGGTGCTTTTCTACAGGCGAATATTCTCATTCAGTATTTGGTCTCGGCGTACCACTTTTTAATAATAAAGGTGAGATTATTGCTTCATTAACCATTGCTGGTCCTAATTATCGTAAACCAGTAGAGGAAAAACTGCCTGATATGGTCAAAGTGCTCCAATATGCAGCGATGAGTATCCAACGATATTTCGATCAGTATAGCTTTAAATTTTATCATAAGTAA
- a CDS encoding MarR family transcriptional regulator, with translation MKQTNIFKLIHMIEQMNNANIIRFTKSFPYPLGISPILVLSELQTKGPQKQAELAETIGYTKGAMTNIAEKLVKLGLAERLYDPSDRRTIRLQITTEGEEALIKAQSIGQEVFMQLFEVLNEDEIAQYLLIQEKLVQGIQDKNI, from the coding sequence TTGAAACAAACAAATATTTTTAAACTCATTCATATGATTGAACAAATGAACAACGCTAATATTATTCGTTTTACGAAGTCATTTCCCTATCCGTTAGGGATTTCACCAATTCTAGTTTTAAGTGAGCTTCAGACAAAAGGACCGCAGAAACAAGCTGAATTAGCAGAAACGATTGGCTATACAAAAGGAGCAATGACGAATATTGCTGAAAAATTAGTCAAGCTCGGTTTGGCAGAAAGATTATATGACCCATCTGATCGTCGTACTATTCGCTTACAAATTACAACAGAAGGTGAAGAAGCCTTAATAAAAGCCCAATCCATTGGACAAGAGGTTTTTATGCAGCTTTTTGAAGTATTGAATGAGGATGAGATTGCACAATATTTGCTAATCCAAGAAAAATTAGTTCAAGGAATACAAGACAAAAATATATAG